In a genomic window of Deinococcus detaillensis:
- a CDS encoding VC0807 family protein has protein sequence MLKSVKRSVGGRRVAWSRLFRLALDVLFTFALPYALLNPAPFGLPDLSRSLGNYGVYVLAGVLPTLYIVLDTMHRRVLNPFGLFLLAGALSGAAVSFLKLDGVAFALKDAMHSALLMLACGVSLLLRRPLFEFLFYGLVSPETPKRKQQLGAALSQPQVRRALGWATALVALKAVMLGTVSYLVALWLVTLPFGVAGFNAQVARAHALTFPAAIGLDILFYGAAGWLTLRATRRLTGGRAWPWQEGFWHDLERSTQLERQGAELSER, from the coding sequence GTGTTGAAGTCGGTCAAACGATCAGTCGGCGGCAGGCGCGTAGCGTGGAGCCGCCTGTTTCGCCTCGCGCTGGACGTGCTGTTCACTTTCGCGTTGCCGTACGCCCTGCTCAATCCCGCTCCCTTCGGCTTGCCGGACTTGTCGCGTTCGCTGGGCAATTACGGCGTCTACGTGCTGGCCGGCGTGCTGCCGACTTTGTACATCGTCCTGGACACCATGCACCGCCGAGTGCTCAACCCCTTCGGCTTGTTTTTGCTGGCTGGAGCGCTCAGCGGCGCGGCAGTCAGTTTTCTCAAGTTAGACGGAGTGGCGTTTGCCCTCAAAGACGCCATGCATTCGGCGCTGCTGATGCTGGCCTGCGGGGTATCGCTGCTGCTCAGGCGGCCCCTCTTCGAGTTTTTGTTTTACGGCCTCGTCTCGCCGGAAACGCCCAAGCGCAAACAGCAACTGGGCGCAGCGCTCTCGCAGCCGCAAGTGCGCCGCGCACTGGGCTGGGCGACGGCGCTGGTGGCCCTTAAGGCGGTGATGCTGGGCACCGTCAGCTATCTGGTGGCCCTCTGGTTGGTTACGCTGCCGTTTGGGGTGGCGGGCTTCAACGCTCAGGTGGCCCGCGCCCACGCCCTCACTTTTCCGGCGGCCATTGGGCTAGATATCCTGTTTTACGGCGCGGCGGGCTGGCTGACCTTGCGGGCCACCCGCCGCTTGACCGGGGGCCGCGCTTGGCCCTGGCAGGAGGGCTTCTGGCACGATCTAGAGCGCTCGACCCAACTGGAGCGGCAAGGCGCTGAGCTGTCTGAACGCTGA
- a CDS encoding polysaccharide deacetylase family protein produces MTRAALLALLLLSSAQAAALIHLRPSLNAAGIITHGPRTLKAGQPKQVALTFDADMTLGMESELRSGKVRSFDNEAVVQALEAANVPATFFLTGMWAQVYPASALALAKHPSFEIEDHSYDHPGFSQPCYGLASIADAQKSADIGRSQRAIQTATGTKPQYFRFPGGCASESDVQKVEAAGLTVVHWDVIGGDANQKSPAVIVSDVLSRVKSGSIVVLHVSGGHAPETGVALPAIIKGLRAEGYQLVTLKTLLGQP; encoded by the coding sequence ATGACCCGCGCCGCGCTCCTTGCCTTGCTGCTGCTTTCTTCGGCCCAAGCTGCTGCTCTTATTCATCTGCGTCCCTCGCTCAACGCTGCGGGCATCATCACGCATGGGCCGCGCACCCTCAAAGCCGGTCAACCCAAACAAGTGGCGCTGACCTTTGACGCCGACATGACCCTCGGCATGGAGAGCGAACTCAGAAGCGGCAAAGTGAGGAGCTTCGACAATGAAGCGGTGGTGCAGGCACTGGAAGCCGCCAACGTTCCCGCCACCTTTTTTCTGACTGGCATGTGGGCGCAGGTATATCCGGCCTCAGCGCTGGCGCTGGCCAAGCATCCCAGTTTTGAAATTGAAGACCACAGCTATGATCATCCAGGTTTTTCGCAACCGTGCTACGGGCTGGCCAGCATTGCCGACGCCCAAAAGAGCGCCGACATCGGGCGTTCTCAGCGGGCCATCCAAACCGCCACTGGCACCAAGCCTCAGTATTTCCGCTTTCCGGGCGGCTGCGCCAGCGAAAGTGATGTGCAGAAGGTGGAGGCGGCAGGTCTGACCGTGGTGCACTGGGACGTGATCGGCGGCGACGCCAACCAGAAGAGTCCTGCGGTGATCGTCAGCGACGTGCTGAGCCGCGTCAAGAGCGGCAGCATCGTGGTGCTTCACGTCAGCGGCGGCCACGCGCCCGAAACTGGCGTGGCGCTTCCGGCCATCATCAAGGGTCTGAGAGCTGAGGGATATCAGTTGGTGACGCTCAAGACGCTGCTGGGCCAACCTTAG